Genomic window (Roseivirga sp. 4D4):
GGGGTGTCATCAAAGTCAGAGATAACGATTGATGAACGTCTTCTTTTCAATAGTTGTGATGCTGTTGTGCCTATCACATCATTGTGAGTTATGTAAAAATCATCACCAATTAGTACTTCATTATACATTCCTGAATTATCAAAATACATCCAAGCCCCATAAATTTCATCATCTTTGTGTTGATTTGAAGAACAACCTAGTAAAAGCGATAATATAAATACAAGGGTTATTTTTTTTGGTCTCAATTTTTTCATGAATAAGCCTTTTATGCCCGAAGTCTTAAGTCGCCACAAGTCACATCTAGTATTTCAGTAGGTGTAACATCAATAGCAAGTGCTATCAAATAGATTTCTTCACCTCTGATTTTAGCAGATTCCTTAGTTGATAATTCACTAAGCCTATTCTTGCTAATTCCAGTTTTGCGGGAAATTTCTGCCTTGTTGACAGATTTAGTATTGAAATACTCTCCAAGCTTAGTCATAGAAATACCTGAATTCAGGACACTAATGTAGGAATTTCATACTTCTGTAAGAAAATCAAGTACAAATAGTTGATTAAAATACTTATTATTGGTATGATTGTACTGTTATTAAGTACATAAGTAATTCTATCTAGTATGTCTAAGCTAAATACTTTAAATCCAGAACATCTCTGCTATACCCATGAACCACTAGAAATAGCAGTACTAGGTGGAATCAGGTTAGAAGGTCTAGATAGGTTAAGAACTACATTAAAAATTGAAGTAGAAGGTTTGGCTATTAGACATAACCTAGACCTCTATAATGACAATCAGGTGGATAAGCTGGTCAGGAAAGTAGCTGAGAAATTGGAGATAGGAACATCAATCACCACAGCAGCAATACTTGAATTGACAGCATTATTAGAGCAATACAGGTTAGAAGAGATTGAGAATAGACAAAACCCATCAGATAAGAGGAAAATTCTGAGCACAGAAGAAGTCAACGAAGCTAAAATCTATCTATCACCACCAAACCTGATGAATAGAACCAAAGAAGATATTGGTTTAAGTGGAGTAGTCGGTGAAGAAGATAATCGCCTTTTGATGTACCTGATATTTACTTCCAGAAAACGTGAGAATCCACTACATATTATTTCACTGGGAAGTTCAGGTATCGGTAAGACACACTTACAAGAAAAGGTAGGTGAGTTAATTCCAGAAGAGGATAAAATTGAAATCACATCCCTGTCTGCCAACGCCTTTTACTACTTCGGTCAACGTCAATTAAAAAATAAATTAATAACCCCCTGGTCCTCACATGCTGCCTAGTGCTCACCTTTGGTGAGTACTGGTCTTATGCTACACTTGAAGTGTAATAATTCATAACTTAAGATAGGTCCGCACTACAAGTGCGAACCAGGGGAGTAGAAACCAATGGTCAGGATGTTGGGGATATGCAGTTGAAGTTACTGGAGAAGGTTGAGGAGTTGACTTTGTATATGATTGAACTGGAAAAGACAGTAAAAAAGCAGTCAGAAGAATTAAAGGCGCTTAAAGCTTCAAAGAACTAGCTTTCGCACTAAAGGGGCCGGCTAGTGAGCCGTCCGATCCCCCTGGTCCTCACATGCTGCCTAGTGCTCACTTTTAATGAGTACTGATCTTATAGTACACTTGAAGTGTAATAATTCATGACTTAAGATAGGTCCGCACTACAAGTGCGAACCAGAGGCCCCCACTTACCGAGTAAGCCTTGGTATCCAGAATTTGGAAAACCGTCCGACCGCTCGAAGCGGTCAGACGGATATCACGTCTTAATAAGAAACCACTTTAAACTCGGTACGTCTGTTCGCCTGGTGTTCTTCTGTGCTACAAGCCACACCATCTTCGCATTGGTTGACCAATTGCGTTTCGCCATAACCCTTACCCACAATGCGGTCTTGGGCAATACCCCTGGAGACGATATAAGCCGCAGAAGACCGTGCCCTGCGATCGGAGAGTGCCAGGTTATAAGGATCACCACCACGTGAATCGGTATGTGAGCCTAGCTCAATCTTAATGGTCGGGTTATCCGTCATCATGGCCACAATTTTGTCGAGCTCTATGGCAGCATCCGGTCGAATGTCCGACTTGTTCAAGTCGAAATAGATATTTTCAATTCTAATGGCTCTACCGATCACGATTTCATCCATTTCCAAGTCGAACTTGATAATACCACCAGGCTCAGAACCCGTTTCTACCTTAGTTCTGAAGTTGAAATATCCTTCTTTCTGTAAGAAGACATCGTATTCAGCATCTGGCTGCGCAATAAAGTAGAGCAATCCATTTTCATTGGTTCTCACACTGTCCACTTCTCCGGTAGTCGTTTCTGTGAAGGTCACTAGGGCATTGTCTACTGGGGTGCCCGCTGGTGTCACTAAATCTCCTTTAACAACCAGCAACTCACGAAGTGGAATGGTCAAAAACTCTTTGTCCAATACATCATCAAAAGTCTTAGCAGAGTCCAGACCAACGGACCAATCAGGTTTGGTAGCCGTGAAGTCATAGTCCTTATCCCAGTCCAATACAAATTCAAAGTTACCATCGGCTTGCGTGGTGATTTTGATGCTATCTCCTTCATCAGTGGACAAGAAGACATCGGCATTGCCCAATGGAGCGCCAGAACGTTGATCAACCACTATTCCCTTAATCGCAATATTCTCTGGTTTCGGTGGCTTCACAATGCTGAAAGAGTAAATATCATCACTACCCATACCACCATCTCGGTTAGAGGTGAAGTATCCGCTTTTCAGGGAATCTCCGAGGATAATTCCGAAATCATCTTTTCGCGAGTTCATGGGAATGCCCATGTTGTAGACTGTTTCCGTGCTGTCTGTCAAAACCACCTGGTAAATATCCAGCCCGCCCACACCGTAATGTCCGTCAGACGAGAAAAAGAGTACACTGTCTTTCACAAAAGGAAAGACTTCATCACCCGAGGTATTGATCTTTGGTCCCAGATTAACGGGCTCTGACCAATTGCCATTTTCCAATTGGCTCATATACAAGTCCACACCACCTTGCCCTCCCGGCATATCGGAGGAGAAGTACAGGGTTTTTTCGTCAGAAGAAATCGCTGGATGGCCCACACTATATTCTTTGTTGTTATAAGGAAAAGGTTGGGGTTTGCTCCATTTGCTGTTGACACTAGCACGTTCTGAAAGGTACAGTTGCAGGTGGATCGTTTCGTCTTCGGCCTTGCCCACTCTCTTTCCATTGTAATTGTTTCGGGTAAAAATCACCTTCTCGAAATCATCATAAAAGCTCAATGGCCCTTCGTGATATTTGGTATTCAAGAGATCACTAAATAGGTCCACTGTGCTGGTGGAGTCACTCGTAGGTTTGTAGTGATAGATCTGCAAAAAGTTAGTGTCGTCCCAACCATGCCTACGCTTTACTATCTTAAAGCCAGACCGATTTGAACTAAACACAACCCCTTCGCGATAGTAGACTGGACTAAAGTCAGAGCCTTCGGAGTTAAATGCTGCCGTATCAATCTTAAAACGAGCTGAGTCCTGATAAAAGGCCTCAAAATTGTCTATTCCAGCAATAAGATTTCTAGCTCGGGTTGAGTCATCAGCCTCATAATTATAACGTTCTAACCAGCTGCGGGCACGATCGTACTGCCCGTTACTCATTAAGGCTTGGGCATAATAGAGTTTATGAATCGGGTCGGAGATAGAGTCGTTTACAACTTCGGCATACCAGAGAGCTGCTTTTTCTGGCTGGTTCATCAGGCGATACGACTCTGCTAATTGCAGTTTCGCATAGCTAAAACTAGAATCTCTCGCTACCAGTCTTTCATAGATCTTCGCTGCTTCGACAAATTCGAAGCCATCGAAAAGTTTTCCCGCGCGCATCACATCCAATCGCGAACGATTTTGCGCTTGCGCTAGTCCTGAACTTAAGATCAGAGCAAATACCAATAAGAGTTTTAAGTGTTTCTTCAGCATTGCTTAAAAGTATCTTGGTGAAATGATCTTTTTCTTCCCGAATACAAACCTGTATTGAATCATGAGCTCATGCGATCCTGCATTTACGCGCCTAAGATCGGTAGTAGTGGCAAAATCATAGGCATATCCAAACTGGAATTGCTTAGAGATTTGCACCTGAACTAGCGCATCAAACGAATCGAATGAACGATAGGACAGTCCGGCCCAGATAATATCTTTAATAAGGAAGTTAGCATTGATGTCGAACTCGACTGGAGCATTTTCTACATACTTAATCAAAAGATTAGGTTTGAATTTCAAATCCCTGGAGATGTCAAATACATAGCCCATATATCCAAAATAGTGACGCTCAAGTCTCGAATCAGAGTCGCTATTGTTTACATCCAACTTACTGCGAACCAGCTGTGGCACAGACACCCCTGCAAAAAAGCGATTGGTATTGAAGTACAATCCTGCACCGAAATTCGGTCGGTTAATGTTGATGTCACCTTGCGCGAATGCAGGGTCAGTACCACTAATTTGACTCAATTTTGAGTTGTAATTGGCAAGGCCTCCTTGCAGTCCGAAAGCTAACCTAGCAGAACCACTGAACCGGATTCGATAAGCAAAAGCCAGATAGGCCGTTGTTTGATCCGTCACACCAATCCTATCATGGATTAGCAATGCCCCAACATTGGCACTACCACTCGCATTGAAAGGTGAGTGAATGCTGAAGGTTTGACTTGAAGGAGCTCCTTCAAGACCCACCCACTGCTCTCTTGCCAGGAAGGTAGCCGTGATGTTATCATGACTACCCGCATAGGCAGGGTTAATGGCCAGTCCATTAAACATGTACTGGGTGAACATTACCTGTTGTTGTGCCATCCCGACATGTCCAAATACTGTCAGAATCAAAGCAAGTGATATGTTTCTTATCAATTTCATGTTCAGTATCTATTATCGTTTGATCACTATAAATCCACTCAATGGTTTCGAACCATCCCTCAAATCAATTACATAGAAGTAGGTACCATCAGGTAATCGCTCACCTTCTTTGTTAACGAACAGCCCTACAATCGCATCACCATTCCATGCTCTTGTAGTATTGTTATAACCTTCGGTCTCCCAAACTTTATTACCCCATCGGTTGAAGACTTGTACATTGTTATTCGGGAATTTATCGATACCCTCAATAAACCATGTCTCATCTCCCATGCCATCATTATTCGGTGAAATACCCTGACCTGGGATTACATCCGAATTCTCAAGCACTGTAATGGTCACCACTGCCGTGTCACATTTGACGGGTATACCATCATCACAAACCTGATAGGTAAAGGTAACCACACCGAAGAAATCTGGTGTTGGCGTGTAAGTGTATGATCCATCAGGATTGAAGACCAAAGTACCTCTTTCTGACGCTGAACCACCATTTACAAGTGAGTAGGTCAATTGGTCACCATCTGCTTCGGTATCATTGAAAATAACCGTTCCGTTAGTCAATGAGGTGTTTTGTAGCATGGTTACATCGTCATCTTCAGCAATTGGTGGGTTGTTAAAGGTGAGCTCAACCGTACTCACATTATTGGTTTCGTCTGGATCTACCTCCGTTCCAATTACTGAAACAGAATTGGTATGCTCACCATCATCCAGCACATTGGCCACTATGACTAGTGTCTCTGTCTGATCAAGTACCAGAATACCGATGTTCCAGGTGCCTGCTACTTCATCATAAGTACCAGTCGTTGTCGTAGCACTAACAAATTCATAACCTGATGGCAGTTGTTCGTTGACCACGACATTGGTTCCAGGATTAGGCCCAGCATTGTTCACCACGATGGTAAAGATTACCTGACCACCACTTTCTGGATCATCATCATTGATTGATTTCATCACTGAAAGATCGGCCCTTGGTAATGTGATACGCTTAGAAGCAGTGTTGTTCGATAGGTCTGGATCGAATTGATCAGCTCCTATAATGGACACCTCGTTCAAGTATTCACCCGCTCTGTTGACGGTTACTGTAATACCCAAGGTTGCAGTTTCATCTACACCCAGTGTTGGAATACTCCAAATATTGGTATTAGTATCATAGGTACCTGCACCTGCTGCAATACTCACCACAGTGTATCCATCAGGAACCTCTTCCAGCACTTCAATATTCGTTGCCGGACTCGGTCCGTTGTTACCCACCGTCACGAAGAACGTGATGGTCTCATTCAACTCAGGACGTGCATTGCTCACGGATTTTTCGATTTGCAGGTCTGAGATATCCGGTAGGATCTTCGCAAATGCCTCGTCATTGGCCGTGTTCAGATCGGTTTGGTCGATGTTCTCAATGCTTGCAATGTTGAGGTAATTACCCGTTGGCAATACTTCCGCTCGAACTGATAGTGTTGCTACCTGATTCAACCTGAGGGTATCAACTCGCCAGATACCAGAATTTGGATTGTAGTTACCGATGGCAGTGAATCCAATGAATCGATAGCCATCAGGCAATAGGTCATTGACCACGATACCAGAGGCAGTCTCAGGTCCCGCATTCGTCATCACTACAGTAAACCTCACAATGTCACCAATAATAGGGTTAGCATTGTCAACCGTTTTGGTCAACCCAACATCGGCCTGCTTAATGCTTGTGAAGGCAGACGATAGATCGTTATTCGGATTTACATCGAATTGATCTACTGCAATCAGGCGAGCGGTATTCGTATAGCTTCCCGATCCGTTGACCGTAGCTCTAACCAGTAGGAATGCGCTGCTACCTTCGATCAATTGATCGATTTGCCATTCACCCGTTACTGGGTCGTAGCTACCAATACTTGCGAAGCCATCCACGAAGGTGTAACCTGATGGTAGTAGATCGGAGATCACAATACCTGAGGCTCCATCCTGTCCTACGTTTCTTACCAGTATACTGAAGTTCACTTCGTCTCCGATGTTCGCCTCGTCATTGTCGATCGTTTTAGTGACGGCAATGTCTACAGTAGGAGGGTTCACCTCAGCTTCACTGGAATCGTTATCGGCATTGCTGTCTTTCTGATCCAAACTGCTAATGGTAGCCGTGTTGTCATAATCACCCTCTTCAAGCACCTTGGCTGTAATGACCAAGTTGAGCGTTTGTCCGTTGTTAATACCATCAAGTATCCAAGCCGATTGACCTGCGTCATAACTACCTGCATCAGCGGCTACACTTACTAGTTCATAACCAGACGGTATTTGCTCTGTCACCACTACATTTGTCGCATTATCCGGTCCGTTATTGGTTAGAGCAACAGTAAAGACTACCTGCTCTCCAATATTCGGTATGGATGTGTCCACAGTTTTAGTGATACCCAAATCAGCAGCTCTTGGCGAGATACTGGCAGTAGAACTATTATTTGCTGTATTCGAGTCGAACTCATCGACATCATTTACTCGAACTGTATTTGAGAAGCTTCCTTCGGCCTTGGTTTGAACTTTCACTTTTAAGGTTGCCTGCTCGTTAAGGATCATTG
Coding sequences:
- a CDS encoding helix-turn-helix domain-containing protein, coding for MTKLGEYFNTKSVNKAEISRKTGISKNRLSELSTKESAKIRGEEIYLIALAIDVTPTEILDVTCGDLRLRA
- a CDS encoding OmpA family protein, which translates into the protein MLKKHLKLLLVFALILSSGLAQAQNRSRLDVMRAGKLFDGFEFVEAAKIYERLVARDSSFSYAKLQLAESYRLMNQPEKAALWYAEVVNDSISDPIHKLYYAQALMSNGQYDRARSWLERYNYEADDSTRARNLIAGIDNFEAFYQDSARFKIDTAAFNSEGSDFSPVYYREGVVFSSNRSGFKIVKRRHGWDDTNFLQIYHYKPTSDSTSTVDLFSDLLNTKYHEGPLSFYDDFEKVIFTRNNYNGKRVGKAEDETIHLQLYLSERASVNSKWSKPQPFPYNNKEYSVGHPAISSDEKTLYFSSDMPGGQGGVDLYMSQLENGNWSEPVNLGPKINTSGDEVFPFVKDSVLFFSSDGHYGVGGLDIYQVVLTDSTETVYNMGIPMNSRKDDFGIILGDSLKSGYFTSNRDGGMGSDDIYSFSIVKPPKPENIAIKGIVVDQRSGAPLGNADVFLSTDEGDSIKITTQADGNFEFVLDWDKDYDFTATKPDWSVGLDSAKTFDDVLDKEFLTIPLRELLVVKGDLVTPAGTPVDNALVTFTETTTGEVDSVRTNENGLLYFIAQPDAEYDVFLQKEGYFNFRTKVETGSEPGGIIKFDLEMDEIVIGRAIRIENIYFDLNKSDIRPDAAIELDKIVAMMTDNPTIKIELGSHTDSRGGDPYNLALSDRRARSSAAYIVSRGIAQDRIVGKGYGETQLVNQCEDGVACSTEEHQANRRTEFKVVSY
- a CDS encoding type IX secretion system membrane protein PorP/SprF; protein product: MKLIRNISLALILTVFGHVGMAQQQVMFTQYMFNGLAINPAYAGSHDNITATFLAREQWVGLEGAPSSQTFSIHSPFNASGSANVGALLIHDRIGVTDQTTAYLAFAYRIRFSGSARLAFGLQGGLANYNSKLSQISGTDPAFAQGDININRPNFGAGLYFNTNRFFAGVSVPQLVRSKLDVNNSDSDSRLERHYFGYMGYVFDISRDLKFKPNLLIKYVENAPVEFDINANFLIKDIIWAGLSYRSFDSFDALVQVQISKQFQFGYAYDFATTTDLRRVNAGSHELMIQYRFVFGKKKIISPRYF